Proteins from a single region of Patescibacteria group bacterium:
- a CDS encoding transposase gives WVNKDSLNEYELSRLELIFKKYERYPVLKQAYIIKEKIIFMYRAHSIEEAEKRFNHVMLLLETPEYSRYLRTLHATLKKWRIPILNYFKNKTSNGFTEGCHTKIKMIKRVSYGFRNIDNYIAKITLAFLPLSFILNYHTV, from the coding sequence TGGGTCAACAAAGATAGTTTAAATGAATACGAATTAAGTAGATTGGAGTTGATATTTAAAAAGTATGAGAGATATCCAGTTTTAAAACAGGCCTACATTATTAAAGAGAAGATAATATTTATGTATCGGGCGCATAGTATTGAGGAGGCAGAGAAAAGATTCAACCATGTTATGTTGTTATTGGAGACTCCAGAATATAGTCGTTATTTACGAACACTACATGCTACATTAAAAAAATGGAGAATACCGATTTTGAATTATTTCAAAAATAAAACAAGCAACGGTTTTACCGAAGGTTGTCATACGAAGATTAAGATGATCAAGAGAGTCAGTTACGGATTTAGGAATATAGATAACTATATTGCCAAAATAACTTTAGCTTTTTTACCGCTATCTTTTATATTAAACTATCACACTGTTTGA